The Cataglyphis hispanica isolate Lineage 1 chromosome 5, ULB_Chis1_1.0, whole genome shotgun sequence genome has a segment encoding these proteins:
- the LOC126850156 gene encoding uncharacterized protein LOC126850156: protein MNMNFLMKILESYKNINNVTENNIYRKYIYIFPNRYNKKNSYDHLYDEPCAKRNASNTGLSKYEIIIYKYMAYLYYFIMYYFTILANSDFQRFIIRKILDIGFQLRSLQEQGNVMNSRLDTILRNLQISSSHWTEGETNMQDVMNNFPIDNIEDLRTFEKLLIENQINRQKLIKELSRIGGNDIKRIIFNLLRALISDKLACLFNYIGKKKQIFYDLEIRKYSVSVVRVHFMNATEQIIAEPIKSWLRHANERFQKKIKDNTDRPATSSSTA from the exons ATGAATATGAATTTTCTGATGAAAATATTAGAGtcgtacaaaaatataaataatgttacagaaaataatatatacagaaaatatatatatatatttccaaatagatacaataaaaaaaattcatatgatCATTTATATGACGAGCCTTGTGCTAAACGTAACGCAAGTAATACTGGTTTAAGTAAGtatgaaattatcatttataaatatatggcttatttatattattttataatgtactaCTTTACAATTCTAGCAAACTCTGATTTTCAacgttttataataagaaaaattctagACATAGGATTTCAACTGCGTTCATTGCAAGAACAAGGAAATGTTATGAATAGCAGATTAGATACTATTTTGCGAAATCTTCAAATATCTTCATCTCATTGGACAGAAGGCGAAACTAATATGCAGGATGTTATGAACAATTTTCCCATTGACAATATAGAAGATTTAcgaacttttgaaaaattgttaattgaaaatcaaataaatcgcCAAAAATTA ATTAAAGAATTATCGCGTATTGGCggtaatgatataaaaagaattatctttaatcttttacGGGCATTAATTTCCGATAAATTAGCGTGTCTGTTTAATTACattggaaagaaaaaacaaatattttatgatttggAAATACGGAAATATTCAGTAA gtgTTGTAAGAGTTCATTTTATGAACGCAACAGAGCAAATTATTGCTGAACCAATCAAATCATGGTTACGACATGCAAATGAAcgttttcaaaagaaaataaa AGACAACACAGATAGACCTGCAACTAGCAGTAGTACTGCATAG